The following proteins are co-located in the Vicinamibacteria bacterium genome:
- a CDS encoding aminotransferase class V-fold PLP-dependent enzyme, with protein MRIDPQTALRALEERMERSRREEEGFSRRGFLGSVLGGAAGLSLVAGSTSAAAALESVLPPPLDGGAMPDDERYWNLVANQFFLRKGLAYMNTGTRGPSPHPIHMAQVQALEGINADYNGYNKTVYDDDRKTEMREKLAAFVGAKPNEIAYSLNTSDGMVAGTFAPVLKAGDEIVYTNHDHSGGAYPVLHRAMHDNLEVGVIDLSAEEFHPPASTDAILDAFASTITSRTKLLSFCHINYTDGCVLPVKQICEMARARGILTVVDGAQPPGMMKLDMHDLGCDMYAGPFHKWMMASMQTGFFFVREDVQERLRNLFTTAPADSRSMYGTPLPEERIKTLQTAQAFEPRGSHNIPARVSMDAAIDFHNMLTREAVEARDRYLAQKVHKALRAMDGVDVLTSDAPELGCALVAFKIRGVETRDLNDIMWDRYNIYIRNVTHLEIDWDVNRVSLHVMVTDEQVDRFLGAVEEVAKEAKA; from the coding sequence ATGCGTATCGACCCTCAAACCGCCTTGCGTGCGCTCGAGGAGCGCATGGAACGCTCGAGACGAGAAGAGGAAGGCTTCTCGCGCCGGGGCTTTCTCGGCTCGGTGCTCGGAGGTGCGGCGGGGCTGAGCCTCGTTGCCGGATCGACCTCTGCGGCTGCGGCCCTCGAGAGCGTACTGCCTCCCCCGCTCGACGGCGGGGCAATGCCCGACGACGAGCGCTACTGGAACCTCGTTGCCAATCAGTTCTTTCTGCGCAAGGGCCTCGCCTACATGAACACTGGTACCCGTGGTCCGTCGCCCCACCCGATTCACATGGCGCAGGTGCAGGCGCTCGAGGGGATCAACGCCGATTACAACGGTTACAACAAGACCGTCTACGACGACGACCGGAAGACGGAGATGCGTGAGAAGCTCGCCGCATTCGTCGGGGCGAAGCCAAACGAAATCGCCTACTCACTGAACACGTCCGATGGCATGGTGGCGGGCACCTTCGCTCCCGTGCTGAAGGCAGGAGACGAGATCGTCTACACCAACCACGACCACTCGGGTGGGGCGTACCCGGTGTTGCATCGTGCGATGCACGACAATCTCGAGGTCGGCGTCATCGATCTCTCCGCGGAAGAGTTCCATCCGCCAGCGAGCACCGACGCGATCCTCGACGCCTTCGCTTCGACCATCACCAGCCGGACGAAGCTCTTGAGCTTCTGCCACATCAACTATACCGACGGCTGCGTGCTTCCGGTGAAGCAGATCTGCGAGATGGCTCGAGCCAGGGGCATCCTGACCGTAGTCGACGGAGCTCAGCCCCCAGGAATGATGAAGCTCGACATGCACGACTTGGGTTGTGACATGTACGCGGGTCCGTTTCACAAGTGGATGATGGCGAGCATGCAGACGGGCTTCTTCTTCGTTCGCGAGGACGTTCAGGAGCGTCTGCGAAACCTGTTCACCACCGCGCCGGCGGACAGCCGCTCGATGTACGGGACGCCACTTCCCGAGGAGCGGATTAAAACACTCCAGACGGCGCAGGCATTCGAGCCCCGAGGCTCGCACAACATTCCCGCGAGAGTCTCGATGGACGCGGCCATCGATTTCCACAATATGCTGACCCGCGAAGCGGTGGAAGCGAGGGACCGCTATCTCGCTCAGAAGGTGCACAAAGCCCTGCGCGCCATGGACGGCGTCGACGTGCTGACCTCCGATGCTCCCGAGCTCGGGTGCGCGCTCGTGGCGTTCAAGATCCGCGGTGTCGAGACCCGTGACCTGAACGACATCATGTGGGACCGCTACAACATCTACATCCGCAACGTCACGCATCTCGAGATCGACTGGGACGTCAATCGCGTCTCGCTACACGTGATGGTGACGGACGAGCAAGTCGACCGCTTCCTCGGCGCTGTCGAAGAGGTCGCCAAAGAGGCGAAGGCCTAG